CAAACAAGGCTCAAAGCAACATCAATCCGCAAGTCACAGAAATCACCCGCAACCCGATTCCATTCATAGCCAAAACCAACTGGTACCAATACCGAGAACGATGTCTCACCAAGATCAAATCAAGGTGCATCAAAAATAATATTCTAACTCGAACTCCAATGCATATCCGGACCCAAAAAGAATGATCCAAACAAGATGATCCATCTGGTCACACTGAGACCCAAAACAACTGACCATGCCAAGCACAAACCATCATAACTCACTTATAGAACAAAAACAACACTAGAGATTCAAATCAGAATACTGCACAAACCAAATAAGCATGtcctccaaaccacaacacttgaaaTCGCACATCCAAAAGCCACTGATCAAATTTAAAACTAGTTTGACAAGCACTCTCACTGTCAAAGAACAACAACAACTAATCTCATCATTTGAGCAACCAGAGGACCTGGAAAATTGATAATACACCATTCATAAAACATTAACATTATATCCAGTTTCACACACCATAGTATTCACAATCTCCTTAACAAAACATTCTTTCACTAGAGCATTAAATACTcattcctacatattgaaacttttgCTACATCGATCTTCTAGAGACTCTGCATGTAAGCACAACATATGTCACCAATTGTCACTACTAGTAGTTTGCACAACACAAGACTATCCAGACAATACCACATTcaaaccaacaagtttgacatcaataacaacataactcAGATTTCCAACTAAATATGATGAACTAACACTTGACATGAACATTCGCCACAAACATAAAATAAACTCTAGTAATATCCTAGGATATTTAGAGCTCATCATATAATTGGTAACAAATATTTATGTAGCAAAGGATGATACTTTGAAAATATATAAGAATGGTGTTTGAGACACAAGTAAATTGTTTGATACATATGGCATTGAATTGGTTAACATGTCAagaaatgaaacattagatgttaTAAATGTTGAGGCctctaacttttttttttaatttagtttcttCTCAAAGCCAAGTCAGAATTGACTTATTGGCAGGACCTAGTGTACTAGACAATATCCACAACTAATAGGTGTTTAAtgacaataaatataattaaaaattcttAAATTGAATGGAGGAGTTTAAAAGCCAAGTAATTGACAAGGAATCGATGGTAGACTTAATAATTGGACGGATAATTTTAGTTGTGATAGTACTTGTACATTTAACTTTCAATATTTTACATACCACAGTACTTTTAATTATAAGAGAGGACTTAATAATTGAACACCCAATACTAACAAATAAGTATTTAAAATGTACCCATTAGATCCAAAATGTAATAAATAATGTAATGTCACATTAGCATGCCAACAAAACATGACTTTgtgcataatttttttatatattatgacACCTCAAAAAAAGCATGGCAATGGCATATATTTGATGAGGCATAATGACGGTGAAACAAAAGACTTATATTGTCAACACCATTAATTTCTTGACAATATAAATCTCTATAACCAACATTGTACATATATTTCCATATAATCTACTAATATAGGGTGCACTACTATGGAGCCCTCTCCACTAGACAACACATATATATTAAGTTAGGAAAGATATTGTTGCAAAAAACTTAATGCTGGTGGAAGGCAAGATCTGTAGCCTCTCATCATAATCATATTTTTCAATAAGCTATCATCTTTTGAAATAAAAAGAGGTATTAATGCACCATTGATCTATTGATGAAGTTGAATGGTTTTTAGTGAGCCAaccaaggatcaagtcttgctAAGTGCAATGCCCCAACATCATAAGGGACATAGTCGAGATTGTgcccaaaatgatgatttcggcAAAATAGATACCCTTTAATCCATGGCCCTCAAATAGAATGAATACCACTCAATCCATAGCTTTCAACTGAAAACAATTCAATCTAAAAGAATATGCTCCCATATGGAATAACTAAAATCCTTTAAGAACGATAAAAATTCCTCCATAAAGAAAATATAAGGCTGCAGAAGTGCTAAATTTTTTTTATAAGTAGATACCCAAATCCACAAGATAGTTCTACAGTGTAATTTATGCAAGCGAAGCTAGGAAACTAATGTAGACGCTTTATCGAAGGTGAGAGGCCTGAAGACAGATAGAGATGAAGTGAACATGGTATTTTACAAAGGGCTTCGTTAAAGTGTGTCCTTACACGTTTGGAAATTTCGTAATCTAAAATAGCCTATGGAATGAATCTGCACGTTCCATGGAACAACAGTAGCCTGAGAAAGCTAGCCGAATAGTTTTCTGAAACTTTTCACATTTTGTATAGTGACAATTCGAGAAGGGCAGATGGAGCATTGTTGGCTTCCTGCCATTATTGAATAAGAGTAAAGTTGGTGAGATTGAGCTTTATTTGTTTGTGCGTGTCAATTCAAAACTGATAGCTATGGTCCCAATTCATTCCACATGATGTTGCATTTCACACAAGTCTTATCTATCGCAGCTTTTGAATGAGTTTTGTCGGTGCACACTTCATCTTTTTGAGAATGTTTATCAGGATATAATTACACCCACTTAAGCCTTTGAGGAAATACGAGTGGTGCAAAGAGAACGCAACCAAATAAAATCTATATGAGTGGTGCAAAGAGAACGTAAccagataaaatcagaaaaactttaTAGTGTGAGACCCGCCACTACAAGTATGGAAGCCCACTAGTCAACACCTAACACTCTTTCCAAGTCAACACCTTACACTCTTTCCATGTCTGGACTCCATATACACGTCATAGTGGGCTTATATATACACTACACAGCAATCTTTGTTTCAACCATCACCATTTGCTTGCTGAATCCTTTTAGGCAAGTAAAGAGAGGAGGATTCCATTAGAATGGAGAAGGAAGGCTTAGCAGAGTTTAATGTGGAAATTTTGGAGAGTTGCCTTGTGCAACCATGCCTGCCAGATTCGCCCAGATCCACTCTATATCTCTCCAACCTTGATAACCAGCCAGCTGCGAGAGTGGCCGTTAATATGTTGCTTGTGTATGAGGGCTGTGCAAATGTTTTGCCAGATCCTGCAAAAACAATCCGATATGCACTATCAAAAGTATTGGTGTATTATTATCCTCTCGCTGGGAGATTGAGAAAGAAAGAAGATGGGAAGTTTCAAGTGGAGTGCACAGGAGAAGGTGTTCTTTTTGTGGAAACCCTGGTAGATAAGAGCCTGTCGATCCTTGGAGATTTGGAGCAGCTGAGGCCATCATTTAAGCAGCTGGTTTTTAGGTTCCCTTTCGACACAGCTATGGAGGACGTACATCCCATGGTTCTCCAGGTAAAAACATTgctttagaataaaataaaatgatttatctttattttcaTAAATTTTACATAATGCTTCGTTTATTCATCTTTATTAATATAATTCTCTTTCTTTTCACTAACCAATTTTACTGTAGGTAAATCGTTTCACATGTGGAGGCTTTGTTGTAGGAGTGACTTTCTACCATATTTTATGTGATGGACGAGGGGTAGGGAAATTTCTCATAGATCTTGGAGAGATGGCTAGGGGGCATGTTAAGCTTTCTATTGAACCAATATGGGATAGGGAGCTTCTTAAACCGAGAAATCTATTGACTCAAGACTTAAAATTGCTTGAAGAAAAAATAGAGAGTACATCTCACTCATGGGAACCTCCATTATATGAAGAATCAATTCAAATGTCTCTTATTTTACACTCTGAGACTATTAAATATATGAAACAAAGAATGATTCAAGAATGTATGGACAATTGTACTACATTTGAAATTGTTGCAGCTTTGATTTGGCGAGCAATGACCAAAGCACTTGAAATTCCAGTTACTCAAAGTACAAAAAATATCTTTGCAGTAGATGTGAGGAGATCATTTAGTCCCCCACTACCAAATGGATACTATGGAAATTGTTTTGTTATGGCATGTGCAGAAGCTACTATCAATGATGTCATGAACCAACCACTTTCATATATAGTGAACAttataaagaaaacaaagatgTCACTAAATAACAAGTATCTTAGATCAACAATTGATATGGACCAATTTCCATCTAGTATTATTAGTGACCAAGCTAATATAATGTTGAGTGATTGGAGGTGGTTGGGATATAACGAAGTCGACTTTGGGTCAGGAAGTTCAATGAATGTATTCCCTATGCACTGGAATGAGAATGGAATCAACGTgtcaaatttttttatgtttgtCCATCCTCCAAAGGAAAAGGTTGATGGATTTAAGATAATAGCATGGATGCCCCTACAAAAATTTCAATTATTTGAAATGGAAGTAGAAGCCACTATCAACCAATGTATTacaaatgatttcaaaaatcaatgtaatagttaaatattttaatttttaaataaattatagaaaattcaaaaccaAATTTGCAATAAGCTTTTTTGTAAATCTCTTTTCACCCTTCATATTATCAgtcatattttaatttaattttttctcaATCTCAAATGCTAGTTATATTAGAATGATTGTTTATATCTTCTTCtatcttaatttttttgtatttcaaAACTATACTCTTCAACAGTTAAATAGTCAATAGCAATTTTATTATTCCTATCAAAATAAATATTTGTAAAATTTAATAGATAAACAACATAAATATAACCTCATAATGCATGAAAACACATTTTTTGAGGAAAGAAGCTCCTTTTCATAGGTTTGAAGACCATGCTTAGAACAAGAAAGTGCATCTATTGCTTTTGATTTTATTTGAGTTTACATTCACATCCCCCATATGAAAGTAAATACTTTTCTATTCTATATTTTATTCTTCTATTTTGAATAATATTATGGTCAAACTTTTAAGTGTTCTTTTCAATCATTTTTTAGAAGTTTTCGATTGTGCATTCTTATTGTTTCAAGCTTTATTTATATAAAAATGACTTCACAAGATATCAATTTCAACTTTATAGTGTTGAATATCTCTCTCTAGGTTATACAATATAATAGCTATGACTAATAAACCTCTCTTTACTTTGCACAATTTAATTTCTTCACCAATCAAATATAAGATACCTAAAAAAACAAATATATGCCAATTCAATAAGAGGAGATGGCTCAAAGTATCTAGCTGATAGGTGAGGATATAAGGATATGGTTAAGTCCCTATTTAGGTCATAAATGTATTTAGTAATTCATGATTTTAGGTCAATTTTACAAATAGATGTTTTTTACAAGACATTCTTTTCATTTGTAAAAAATGATGTCCAATGCATGCTTTATAAAAGAGGAATTTTAGTAGTATAGGCAATTTATAACAAACAAATGGACCTAGAAAGTCCATGTGAAAATTATAAAAATAACACCTATCTTTCAAATATCAAGCCTTCTAAAATTATTGAAGTTAGTGTTTGATTCAACTATAGGGAGATTGTTGTCATCACTCTTCATTCCACATATATGATGTCAAATATACAATTTATTCACTACTTTTATCAAGTTTCATTTACCAAGGTAGCCAAGGGATTGAATGAACTATAGTTTAGTTATGACCCTTGGTCTCTTTAAAATACTTAGACAAAATTAGGGAGAGGAAGTAGCACAAACCAAAATACTTCAAAAAATGGGTAGTTTTGGATCCATCAGTTCATTTTCTATACTCAATCTTGTTCTTATGGGGAGAAATTACATGTTATACAAATGAAAGATGTTGATTACCTACCCATTATTGTTTTGCAAGTTTTGAAATCGAAGATATCTACAACTCTATGATAATTGGTATATGCTAATAGTcaaattattatttcatttacaAAATTTTCTTAGTTTTGTATATTTATGAAGATAGGGTTGAGGGTAACCTGATTCTTTGAATTGGGTATTGCATAACATTTCAATATTGTTGAGTAACCTAGAAAATTGATATTCATTATTTAACCATTAAAGAATATGATGTTTAAATGGAGCGTCCATTGAATTCAATTGTCAAAAATAAAATTTGACCACTAAAAGATTATTATTTACCACTTTTTGAATATAAAATTGCTTTAAATAGAGCATCCACTAAATTCAATAGTCACAAGTAAAATTTGAGcaataaaattaagaaaattattaaccccattggttttgagtttgaggaTTACCCCATGCAAAGTTGCGCTATAATTACTATTGATTATTTGATCATTGAAGAGTATGTGAGATAATTTTTAAACGACCCATATAAGTACCGCCATCATCATCAGTAATCATTTACATCATTTACACGATAAGCTAAATACTTTTTAATAGACATTTTAGTtgcttatatatatttataaaattgaaTAGTTGTCATAATCATATATATCTAGAAATATTGTGTTATATAGACAAAAAGtacttataattatattttttatgaaaatcatttttttaatatatatccaAAATATTACATATATACATTGGCACATAGACACACAAACAAATCCATAGataaataagaaaaacaaaaaatataaaaaatatcatttattttaatttttaagagttgttttagtttaaaaattatttttcaaaggtAATATAATAAATCTTAAGTCACATACAATTTTTCAAaaagttaattaaaaaaattgattgtttaaattttacttaaaatttattttattttctatatgaatatcatttttaatatccatttgaaTTACTAAAGCTCTATGAAAGGTATGAGGGTTGTGCAAATGTTTTGTCAGATCCTGCAAAAAATATCTTAGAAGCTCTATCAAAGGTATTGGTGTATTATTATCCTCTGGTTGGGAGATTGAGAAAGAAAGAAGATGGGAAGTTTCAAGCGCAGTGCATAGGAGAAGGTGTTCTTTTTGTGGAAACCCTAGTAGATAAGAGCCTGTCAATCCTTGGAGATTTGGAGCAGTTGAGGCCATCAATTAAGCAATTGGTTTTTGGGTTCCCTTTCGATACAGCTATGGAGGACGTGCATCCCATGGTTCTCTAGGTAAAAACATttctttataataaaataaaatgatttatctttattttatttattttcataaaattCTACATAATATTAGTTTATTCATCTTTATTAATAtaattccttttttttcactatccaATTTTACTGTAGGTAAATCATTTCATATGTGGAGGCTTTGTTGTAGAACTAACTTTCCACCATATTCTATGTGATGGACGAGGGGTAGGGAAATTTCTCATAGATCTTGGAGAGATGGCTAGGGGGCATGCTAATCCCTCTATTGAACCAACATGGGATAGGGAGCTTCTTAAACTGAGAAATCTATTGGCTCAAGACTTAAAATTGATTGAAGAAAAAATAGAGAGTACATCTCACTCATGAGAACCTCCAACATATGAAGAATCAATTCAAATGTCTCTTATTTTAGACTCTGAGACTATAAATTATATGAGACAAAGAATGATGTAACATTGTATGAACAATTGCACTACATTTTAAATTGTTACAACTTTGATTTGGCGAGCAAGGACCAAAGAACTTGAAATTCCACTTACTCAAAGTACAAAAAATATCTTTGTAATAGATG
The nucleotide sequence above comes from Cryptomeria japonica chromosome 11, Sugi_1.0, whole genome shotgun sequence. Encoded proteins:
- the LOC131061339 gene encoding 3'-N-debenzoyl-2'-deoxytaxol N-benzoyltransferase, with amino-acid sequence MEKEGLAEFNVEILESCLVQPCLPDSPRSTLYLSNLDNQPAARVAVNMLLVYEGCANVLPDPAKTIRYALSKVLVYYYPLAGRLRKKEDGKFQVECTGEGVLFVETLVDKSLSILGDLEQLRPSFKQLVFRFPFDTAMEDVHPMVLQVNRFTCGGFVVGVTFYHILCDGRGVGKFLIDLGEMARGHVKLSIEPIWDRELLKPRNLLTQDLKLLEEKIESTSHSWEPPLYEESIQMSLILHSETIKYMKQRMIQECMDNCTTFEIVAALIWRAMTKALEIPVTQSTKNIFAVDVRRSFSPPLPNGYYGNCFVMACAEATINDVMNQPLSYIVNIIKKTKMSLNNKYLRSTIDMDQFPSSIISDQANIMLSDWRWLGYNEVDFGSGSSMNVFPMHWNENGINVSNFFMFVHPPKEKVDGFKIIAWMPLQKFQLFEMEVEATINQCITNDFKNQCNS